From a single Dysidea avara chromosome 14, odDysAvar1.4, whole genome shotgun sequence genomic region:
- the LOC136244157 gene encoding uncharacterized protein gives MLIQGVVDVNYCFLDVCVGWLGSIHDARVFAQSTLYDNIEHHHILPNNTITVSGVRIPLHLIDFTSDQRNYNYRMCRARITVEIAFGRLKGRWHRFMKRNDMNVDNIPHVITAACILHNICEVHGEHFNDTWVQNVDSDYDQPVTVARDTATGPPQNVRNALIKYFRHN, from the exons ATGTTAATTCAAGGAGTCGTTGATGTCAATTACTGCTTCCTAGATGTGTGTGTAGGATGGCTAGGAAGCATCCATGATGCAAGAGTGTTTGCTCAATCTACCCTCTATGACAACATTGAACACCACCATATCTTGCCTAACAACACAATTACTGTATCAGGAGTTCGTATTCCACTACACTTGATAG ACTTCACCAGTGATCAGAGAAATTACAATTATCGAATGTGCAGGGCACGGATCACTGTTGAAATAGCATTTGGTCGTCTCAAGGGTAGATGGCACCGTTTCATGAAGAGAAATGACATGAATGTTGATAACATCCCACATGTCATCACTGCTGCCTGCATCCTTCACAATATATGTGAAGTCCATGGCGAACATTTTAATGATACTTGGGTACAGAATGTGGATAGTGATTATGATCAACCAGTAACTGTCGCCAGAGATACAGCCACTGGACCACCACAAAATGTGAGAAATGCTTTAATAAAATACTTTCGACACAACTAG